From the Candidatus Caldatribacterium sp. genome, the window TGGCGTTCTTGCCCCTTACGGTGTGGCCCCTGTGCTCACTGTGTACGGGACACTCCTTGTCGTTGTTGTCCTTCTTGCGTTCCTCCTCAAGTACCTTGTCCCGGGGTTCCGTCCTCCCCTTATCTGTGAGATTCCTCCGTACCGTCTCCCTTTTCCCAAGGCTGTTCTCTCAAAACTCTGGGTTCGCCTGAGAGGATTCTTGCGGGATGCGCTTCCTGTCGTTTTTCTCGGAGTACTGGCGGTGAACCTCTTGAGTTTGACTAATGCTTTTCCGTACCTTGCAAAGGTCATAAGCCCGTGGTTCGCCAAGGTCTTAGGTCTTCCTCAGGAGGCGCTCTTTGTCATTGCTTTGGGATTTCTCCGAAAGTACATGGCTATGGGACTTCTTTTGCCCCTTGGTCTTTCGGTGAAGCAACTTGTGATTGCAAGCGTCATTCTCTCCCTCTTTTTCCCTTGTGTTGCTGCTTTCGTTGTTATCCTCCGCGAGTTCGGGTGGAAGAGACTGCTCGTAGCGGTGGCCATCATGCTCTCCTTTGCTTTCCTTGTGGGGAGCTTCCTCAATCTTCTTCTCTAAGGAGGTTGTAGGGGTGCGGCGGTACTTTTTTGGCGATGTGGGATGCTTCTGTTTTGGAGCTCGCCTCTTCCCCGGTTTTGGCCCTTTCTGGTGGACTTTCACCCGGGAAGAGGAACTCGAAATGCTCCGAGAGGAAGCGGAATTCCTTCGCCGACGCCTTGCCTGGGTTGAACGACGCATAAAGGAACTCGAAGAGGAGAAAGCCTGAGTCTATCTCCTTGGTTGCAGTATAATACGGGAAGTGCAAAACGCAGGAATTCATTGAGAAGGTGATTTTTTGTGCTCATTATTGTCCATGGTGGTATCTGTGTGGAAGAGGTTCCGGATGTATTCGAGCCTCTGTACCAGGCCTGTATTGTGGGGATGGAAATCTTGCGGAAGAAGGAAGCAGTGGATGCCGTAGAGGAGGCCGTAAAGGTCCTTGAGGATGACCCTCGTCTTAACGCAGGAACGGGAGCTTTCCCGAACCTCTTGGGAGAAGTGGAACTCTCGGCAAGTATCATGAAAGATGACCTTTCCTGTGGTGGGGTTGCGGCCATAAAGAACATCCGACATCCCATTTCCGTTGCCCGGGCGGTTATGGAAAGGACTCGGCATATCCTTCTTGTGGGAGAAGGAGCCAATCTCTTTGCCCGCCTTTTGGGCTTTGAGGAGTACAATCCTGTAGCCGAACTCACGATACACACTCTTGAGAAATCCGTTGCAAAAGCTGCGCAGGAGAAAGACTCCATCTACCACTACTACCTGAAGAGGGCTCGTGAACGCCTCCGAAAGACCCATCTTGGAACGGTAGGAGCGGTGGCTTTGGATTCCTCCGGCCACATTGCAGCTGGGACCTCAACCGGGGGTATCGAGATGCAGCTTCCGGGGAGAGTGGGCGACTCCCCCATTATTGGATGTGGAACCTTTGCCTGGGAGTGGGGCGGGGTCTCCATGACGGGAGAGGGAGAGGGCATTGTGAAGCTTGGCCTTGCCCGAAAGGTTGCCGAGTGGATGGAAGAGATGTCCCCTCAGGAGGCCGTCAATCGGGGGATGGAGCTTGCGCGGAAGTTCGGTGTCGTCTGCGGGGCCATTGCAGTGAGGAGAACGGGAGAGATCGGTTTTGGGGAGTGTGGGGGAAGGCTGACTTTTGGGTACTTCCAGGAGGGAATGGAAGAGCCGTACGTTTTTCCACCAAAGGGTTGACGGTGCAAGTAGAAAAAGGGTATAACATACTCAAATCTCTGAGGAGGTGGTTCGATGAGGTGGTTTGCGGTTCTTGGTAGTGTGGTGCTTGTGTTTGCCTTGGCTTTTGGTGCTTTCGCTGCCGAACCAATTAAAATCGGTGTCGTCATGGGTCTGACTGGCCCGTGGGCATCCATTGACACTCCGGCCCTCAACGGAGTCAAACTTGCCGCAGAGGAAATCAACAAGGCAGGAGGGGTTTTAGGAAGACCGATTGAACTCAAAGTTGTGGATAC encodes:
- a CDS encoding ferrous iron transporter B; translation: DGHIDFERSLGLLSTGVYVSLGAVLPYVFAFYFVLGILEDVGYLPRLAVFLDGFLHRLGLHGYSVVPMLLGLGCNVPGIMATRILESEKERFVVTLLIAIGIPCSAQQALIVGVLAPYGVAPVLTVYGTLLVVVVLLAFLLKYLVPGFRPPLICEIPPYRLPFPKAVLSKLWVRLRGFLRDALPVVFLGVLAVNLLSLTNAFPYLAKVISPWFAKVLGLPQEALFVIALGFLRKYMAMGLLLPLGLSVKQLVIASVILSLFFPCVAAFVVILREFGWKRLLVAVAIMLSFAFLVGSFLNLLL
- a CDS encoding isoaspartyl peptidase/L-asparaginase → MLIIVHGGICVEEVPDVFEPLYQACIVGMEILRKKEAVDAVEEAVKVLEDDPRLNAGTGAFPNLLGEVELSASIMKDDLSCGGVAAIKNIRHPISVARAVMERTRHILLVGEGANLFARLLGFEEYNPVAELTIHTLEKSVAKAAQEKDSIYHYYLKRARERLRKTHLGTVGAVALDSSGHIAAGTSTGGIEMQLPGRVGDSPIIGCGTFAWEWGGVSMTGEGEGIVKLGLARKVAEWMEEMSPQEAVNRGMELARKFGVVCGAIAVRRTGEIGFGECGGRLTFGYFQEGMEEPYVFPPKG